Proteins encoded within one genomic window of Sebastes fasciatus isolate fSebFas1 chromosome 18, fSebFas1.pri, whole genome shotgun sequence:
- the marcksa gene encoding myristoylated alanine-rich protein kinase C substrate a encodes MGAQLSKTPGKAEIAVEKRGEVGASPTKTNGQENGHVKVNGDASPAAAENGKEEVQANGSAGAEESPKEEEANNKEEEAAAPAEKDAVDGVEKVEAASPAPAEGEAAAKTEDGATPSTSNETPKKKKKRFSFKKSFKLSGFSFKKTKKETGEGAESEEAAVAAAAASTEEAKAEGTEEAVAAGEEAKPAEGEAAPAAEAAKEEVEAKPEAAAAAPAAEKPAEEAKEAAPVEEPKAEEKPAEEATKTEEAAPAAQEAASAEAPAAAAAEAAE; translated from the exons ATGGGAGCGCAATTGTCCAAGACACCTGGAAAGGCTGAAATCGCGGTGGAAAAGCGCGGAGAGGTTGGTGCTTCACCCACCAAGACCAACGGACAG gAAAACGGCCATGTTAAAGTGAACGGGGATGCCTCTCCCGCGGCGGCCGAGAACGGCAAAGAGGAGGTGCAGGCCAACGGCAGCGCCGGGGCCGAGGAGAGCcccaaggaggaggaggccaacaacaaggaggaggaggccgctGCCCCCGCTGAGAAGGATGCAGTGGATGGGGTAGAGAAGGTAGAGGCAGCATCCCCTGCTCCCGCTGAGGGAGAGGCGGCGGCGAAGACGGAGGACGGCGCCACGCCTTCCACCAGCAACGAGACccccaagaagaagaagaagaggttcTCCTTCAAGAAGTCCTTCAAGCTCAGCGGCTTTTCTTTCAAGAAGACCAAAAAGGAGACAGGGGAAGGAGCGGAGAGCGAGGAGGCGGCTGTAGCGGCGGCGGCAGCATCCACGGAGGAGGCCAAGGCCGAGGGCACAGAGGAGGCAGTGGCCGCTGGCGAGGAGGCCAAGCCCGCTGAGGGGGAGGCTGCACCTGCCGCCGAGGCTGCCAAGGAGGAGGTAGAGGCCAAGCCagaggcggcagcagcagcaccagcagcagagaAACCTGCCGAGGAGGCCAAGGAGGCCGCGCCCGTAGAGGAGCCAAAGGCGGAGGAGAAGCCGGCGGAGGAGGCGACCAAAACAGAGGAGGCCGCCCCGGCCGCGCAGGAAGCAGCGTCAGCGGAGGCTCCGGCCGCAGCAGCCGCCGAGGCCGCCGAATAA